One segment of Thunnus thynnus chromosome 19, fThuThy2.1, whole genome shotgun sequence DNA contains the following:
- the kcnt1a gene encoding potassium channel subfamily T member 2 isoform X1: MTLPAGNEAAELTRWVSRNNASTRSSDSRAIMAWESNCRPSSSPAPLQTNSNSSGVILDISTLKMEQQESEVPPLPPRFRFRDLLLGDQSFQNDDRVQVEFYVNENTFKERLKLFFIKNQRSSLRIRVFNFSLKLLTCLLYIIRVVTDNPGQSAIASPSAGQQNAPSGNNKCVDCQWNGSVQDREINWELIFWVDRKVPVWAIQVIVAIISFLETMLLMYLSYKGNIWEQIFQVSYLLEMINTVPFIITIFWPSIRNIFIPVFLNCWLAKCALENMINDVHRAIQRTNSAMFNQVLILICTLLCLVFTGTCGIQHLERAGKNLSLFNSFYFCIVTFSTVGFGDVTPRIWPSQLLVVIMICVALVVLPLQFEELIYLWMERQKSGGNYSRHRAQTEKHVVLCVSALKIDLLMDFLNEFYAHPRLQDYYVVILCPSEMDLQVRRVLQIPLWSQRVIYLQGSVLKDQDLLRAKMDDAEACFILSSRNEVDRMAADHQTILRAWAVKDFAPNCPLYVQILKPENKFHVKFADHVVCEEEFKYAMLALNCVCPATSTLVTLLVHTSRGREGQQSPEQWQRMYGCCSGNEVYHIRLCDSKFFGEYNGKSFTYASFHAHKKYGVCLIGIKREDNKSILLNPGPHHIMAATDTCYYINITKEENSAFIFNQEERKGRPVGGIYDGPSQLPVHSIIASMGTVAMDLQNTSPPDVSSDKLVPPTVNGTGSRRPSIAPVQEIADSSSILPCDLLSDQSEDDSVFIDEKGHSSTEYVKGYPPNSPYIGSSPTLCHLLAEKAPFCCLRLDQGCRHNSFEDAKAYGFKNKLIIVSAETAGNGLYNFIVPLRAYYRPRKELNPIVLLLDNPPDNHFLEAICCFPMVYYMAGTIDNLDSLLQCGIIYADNLVVVDKESTMSAEEDYMADAKTIVNVQTMFRLFPSLSIITELTHPSNMRFMQFRAKDCYSLALSKLEKVRHTRDMSSVVLMKERDKGSNLAFMFRLPFAAGRVFSISMLDTLLYQSFVKDYMILIARLLLGLDTTPGSGYLCAMKVTEEDLWISTYGRLFQKLCSSSAEIPIGIYRTESHIFSTSESQVSVSVDECEDTKDRGDESQSNDPSDHPLLRKKSMQWARRLSKKSVRWQGVNRDSSKDHTQRIAQQRLNLYRRSEREELSELVRNRMRHLGLPTSGYEDLTNLTASDVMNRVNLGYLQDEQNDHQNTLSYVLINPSPDTRLELNDIVYLIRSDPLAHVPEEPPVHSSSLKERQESCTDTREDTQL, from the exons GGTGCAGGTCGAGTtttatgtgaatgaaaacacCTTCAAGGAGCGCCTGAAGCTTTTCTTCATCAAAAACCAAAGATCAA GCCTTAGAATTCGTGTGTTCAACTTCTCCCTGAAGctgctcacctgtctgctgTACATAATCCGAGTGGTGACAGACAACCCCGGTCAGAGCGCCATCGCCAGCCCCAGCGCAGGACAGCAAAACGCTCCCAGCGGCAACAACAAATG CGTTGATTGCCAGTGGAACGGATCAGTGCAGGACAGAGAAATTAACTG GGAGTTGATCTTTTGGGTGGATAGGAAGGTTCCTGTCTGGGCCATTCAA GTGATTGTGGCCATCATTAGTTTCCTGGAGACTATGTTACTGATGTATCTGAGCTACAAG GGGAACATTTGGGAGCAGATATTCCAGGTGTCGTATCTTCTGGAGATGATCAACACAGTTCCCTTCATCATTACG ATCTTCTGGCCCTCAATAAGGAACATCTTCATTCCCGTGTTTCTCAACTGTTGGCTGGCCAAATGTGCTTTGGAGAACATGATT AATGATGTCCACAGAGCGATCCAGAGGACCAACTCAGCCATGTTCAACCAGGTTCTCATTCTCATCTGTACTCTGCTCTGCCTCGTCTTCACTGG CACATGTGGAATCCAACACCTGGAGCGAGCAGGAAAAAACCTCTCCCTCTTCAATTCCTTCTACTTCTGCATCGTCACTTTCTCCACCGTGGGCTTCGGAGACGTCACTCCCCGCATATGGCCGTCCCAGCTGCTGGTAGTCATTATGATCTGTGTGGCTCTGGTGGTGCTGCCTCTGCAA tttGAGGAGCTGATCTACCTGTGGATGGAGAGACAGAAGTCTGGAGGGAATTACAGCCGCCACCGAGCGCAGACAGAGAAACATGTAGTGCTGTGTGTCAGCGCGCTCAAAATAGACCTTCTCATGGATTTTCTCAATGAATTCTACGCTCATCCCAGACTGCAG GATTACTACGTGGTGATCCTGTGCCCGAGTGAAATGGACCTCCAGGTGCGGAGAGTGCTGCAGATCCCGCTGTGGTCTCAAAGGGTCATCTATCTGCAAGGATCTGTTCTCAAAGACCAGGATCTGCTGAGAGCCAA AATGGATGATGCCGAGGCTTGTTTCATTCTAAGCAGTCGTAATGAGGTGGATCGCATGGCTGCg GACCATCAGACCATCTTGAGAGCCTGGGCGGTGAAGGACTTTGCCCCAAACTGCCCCCTTTATGTTCAGATACTCAAACCTGAAAATAAGTTCCATGTAAAATTTGCAG ATCACGTTGTGTGTGAGGAAGAGTTCAAGTATGCCATGTTGGCTCTCAACTGCGTGTGTCCTGCCACCTCCACCTTGGTCACACTCCTTGTGCACACCTCCCGTGGACG AGAAGGACAACAGTCTCCGGAGCAGTGGCAGAGGATGTATGGATGTTGCTCCGGCAACGAGGTCTACCACATCCGACTGTGTGACAGCAAGTTCTTTGGAGAGTATAATGGCAAAAGCTTCACATATGCCTCCTTTCATGCTCACAAGAA GTATGGCGTGTGTTTGATCGGTATAAAGAGGGAGGACAACAAGAGCATTCTGCTGAACCCTGGTCCACACCACATCATGGCTGCCACAGACACCTGCTACTACATCAACATCACCAAGGAGGAGAACTCAGCCTTCATCTTCAaccaggaggagaggaaggggcGTCCTGTTGGGGGAATCTATGATGGACCCTCACAGCTTCCTGTGCACAGCATCATTGCTAGCATGG GCACCGTTGCCATGGATCTTCAGAATACGAGTCCACCTGACGTCTCAAGTGATAAACTGGTCCCACCTACAGTAAATGGGACAGGGAGCCGCCGGCCGAGCATCGCTCCAGTTCAGGAGATTGCAGACTCCTCCTCAATCCTGCCATGTGACCTCCTTAGTGACCAATCAGAGGATGACTCCGTCTTCATAGATGAGAAAGGCCACTCGTCTACTGA GTATGTGAAAGGTTATCCCCCTAACTCTCCGTACATTGGGAGCTCGCCCACCTTGTGCCATCTGTTGGCTGAGAAAGCCCCGTTCTGCTGCCTACGACTGGACCAG GGTTGCAGGCACAACAGCTTTGAGGATGCGAAGGCTTACGGTTTTAAAAACAAGCTCATCATTGTTTCCGCTGAGACTGCAGGGAACGGTCTCTATAACTTTATCGTGCCCCTCAGAGCTTATTACAGACCCAGGAAAGAACTCAACCCGATTGTCTTGCTACTGGATAACCC GCCAGATAATCACTTTCTGGAGGCTATCTGCTGTTTTCCGATGGTTTACTACATGGCTGGAACCATAGACAA tctaGACAGCCTGCTGCAGTGTGGCATCATATACGCAGATAATTTGGTTGTTGTGGATAAAGAGAGTACAATGAGTGCTGAGGAGGATTACATGGCTGATGCCAAAACTATTGTCAACGTACAGACAATGTTCAg GTTGTTTCCCAGTCTCAGCATCATCACAGAGCTTACTCATCCATCTAACATGAGGTTCATGCAGTTCAGAGCTAAGGATTGCTATTCATTGGCTCTCTCCAAGCTGGAGAAAGTAAGACATACAAGAGATATGTCAAGTGTGGTATTGATG AAGGAGCGCGATAAAGGCTCCAACTTGGCCTTCATGTTTCGCCTACCTTTCGCTGCTGGCAGAGTGTTCAGTATCAGCATGCTGGACACCCTACTCTACCAG TCTTTTGTGAAGGACTACATGATCCTTATTGCAAGGCTGCTGCTGGGACTGGACACCACACCAGGATCAGGATACCTCTGTGCT ATGAAAGTAACTGAGGAAGATCTATGGATTAGTACTTATGGCAGACTTTTCCAGAAGCTCTGCTCCTCTAGTGCAGAAATTCCTATTGGGATCTATCGGACAGAGTCCCACATTTTCTCTACTTCTGAG TCTCAGGTGTCAGTCAGCGTTGATGAGTGTGAGGATACGAAGGACAGGGGTGACGAATCTCAGAGCAACGACCCGTCAGATCACCCCCTGCTGAGGAAGAAGAGCATGCAGTGGGCACGGCGTCTGAGTAAGAAAAGTGTTAGGTGGCAGGGGGTGAACCGGGACTCGAGCAAGGACCACACCCAACGCATCGCTCAGCAGCGCCTCAACCTCTACCGACGCTCTGAAAGGGAGGAGCTGTCTGAGCTGGTCCGCAACCGCATGAGGCACCTGGGTCTCCCCACTTCAGGATATG aaGACCTAACTAATCTGACAGCCAGTGACGTCATGAACAGAGTCAATCTGGGATACCTACAAG atgAGCAGAATGATCACCAAAACACTCTGTCCTACGTCCTGATTAACCCTTCTCCCGACACCAGGCTGGAGCTCAATGACATTGT gtacTTGATTCGTTCGGACCCTCTGGCTCACGTTCCTGAGGAGCCTCCTGTCCACAGCAGCAGtctgaaagagagacaggagtCTTGCACAGACACCAGAGAGGACACCCAGCTCTGA
- the kcnt1a gene encoding potassium channel subfamily T member 2 isoform X4, with the protein MQLTQEDDFIKGDSTPTTAALQSDGSAGSPAKMCSECYVNQSFVHDDGTVNNHKPHSSPAPLQTNSNSSGVILDISTLKMEQQESEVPPLPPRFRFRDLLLGDQSFQNDDRVQVEFYVNENTFKERLKLFFIKNQRSSLRIRVFNFSLKLLTCLLYIIRVVTDNPGQSAIASPSAGQQNAPSGNNKCVDCQWNGSVQDREINWELIFWVDRKVPVWAIQVIVAIISFLETMLLMYLSYKGNIWEQIFQVSYLLEMINTVPFIITIFWPSIRNIFIPVFLNCWLAKCALENMINDVHRAIQRTNSAMFNQVLILICTLLCLVFTGTCGIQHLERAGKNLSLFNSFYFCIVTFSTVGFGDVTPRIWPSQLLVVIMICVALVVLPLQFEELIYLWMERQKSGGNYSRHRAQTEKHVVLCVSALKIDLLMDFLNEFYAHPRLQDYYVVILCPSEMDLQVRRVLQIPLWSQRVIYLQGSVLKDQDLLRAKMDDAEACFILSSRNEVDRMAADHQTILRAWAVKDFAPNCPLYVQILKPENKFHVKFADHVVCEEEFKYAMLALNCVCPATSTLVTLLVHTSRGREGQQSPEQWQRMYGCCSGNEVYHIRLCDSKFFGEYNGKSFTYASFHAHKKYGVCLIGIKREDNKSILLNPGPHHIMAATDTCYYINITKEENSAFIFNQEERKGRPVGGIYDGPSQLPVHSIIASMGTVAMDLQNTSPPDVSSDKLVPPTVNGTGSRRPSIAPVQEIADSSSILPCDLLSDQSEDDSVFIDEKGHSSTEYVKGYPPNSPYIGSSPTLCHLLAEKAPFCCLRLDQGCRHNSFEDAKAYGFKNKLIIVSAETAGNGLYNFIVPLRAYYRPRKELNPIVLLLDNPPDNHFLEAICCFPMVYYMAGTIDNLDSLLQCGIIYADNLVVVDKESTMSAEEDYMADAKTIVNVQTMFRLFPSLSIITELTHPSNMRFMQFRAKDCYSLALSKLEKKERDKGSNLAFMFRLPFAAGRVFSISMLDTLLYQSFVKDYMILIARLLLGLDTTPGSGYLCAMKVTEEDLWISTYGRLFQKLCSSSAEIPIGIYRTESHIFSTSESQVSVSVDECEDTKDRGDESQSNDPSDHPLLRKKSMQWARRLSKKSVRWQGVNRDSSKDHTQRIAQQRLNLYRRSEREELSELVRNRMRHLGLPTSGYEDLTNLTASDVMNRVNLGYLQDEQNDHQNTLSYVLINPSPDTRLELNDIVYLIRSDPLAHVPEEPPVHSSSLKERQESCTDTREDTQL; encoded by the exons GGTGCAGGTCGAGTtttatgtgaatgaaaacacCTTCAAGGAGCGCCTGAAGCTTTTCTTCATCAAAAACCAAAGATCAA GCCTTAGAATTCGTGTGTTCAACTTCTCCCTGAAGctgctcacctgtctgctgTACATAATCCGAGTGGTGACAGACAACCCCGGTCAGAGCGCCATCGCCAGCCCCAGCGCAGGACAGCAAAACGCTCCCAGCGGCAACAACAAATG CGTTGATTGCCAGTGGAACGGATCAGTGCAGGACAGAGAAATTAACTG GGAGTTGATCTTTTGGGTGGATAGGAAGGTTCCTGTCTGGGCCATTCAA GTGATTGTGGCCATCATTAGTTTCCTGGAGACTATGTTACTGATGTATCTGAGCTACAAG GGGAACATTTGGGAGCAGATATTCCAGGTGTCGTATCTTCTGGAGATGATCAACACAGTTCCCTTCATCATTACG ATCTTCTGGCCCTCAATAAGGAACATCTTCATTCCCGTGTTTCTCAACTGTTGGCTGGCCAAATGTGCTTTGGAGAACATGATT AATGATGTCCACAGAGCGATCCAGAGGACCAACTCAGCCATGTTCAACCAGGTTCTCATTCTCATCTGTACTCTGCTCTGCCTCGTCTTCACTGG CACATGTGGAATCCAACACCTGGAGCGAGCAGGAAAAAACCTCTCCCTCTTCAATTCCTTCTACTTCTGCATCGTCACTTTCTCCACCGTGGGCTTCGGAGACGTCACTCCCCGCATATGGCCGTCCCAGCTGCTGGTAGTCATTATGATCTGTGTGGCTCTGGTGGTGCTGCCTCTGCAA tttGAGGAGCTGATCTACCTGTGGATGGAGAGACAGAAGTCTGGAGGGAATTACAGCCGCCACCGAGCGCAGACAGAGAAACATGTAGTGCTGTGTGTCAGCGCGCTCAAAATAGACCTTCTCATGGATTTTCTCAATGAATTCTACGCTCATCCCAGACTGCAG GATTACTACGTGGTGATCCTGTGCCCGAGTGAAATGGACCTCCAGGTGCGGAGAGTGCTGCAGATCCCGCTGTGGTCTCAAAGGGTCATCTATCTGCAAGGATCTGTTCTCAAAGACCAGGATCTGCTGAGAGCCAA AATGGATGATGCCGAGGCTTGTTTCATTCTAAGCAGTCGTAATGAGGTGGATCGCATGGCTGCg GACCATCAGACCATCTTGAGAGCCTGGGCGGTGAAGGACTTTGCCCCAAACTGCCCCCTTTATGTTCAGATACTCAAACCTGAAAATAAGTTCCATGTAAAATTTGCAG ATCACGTTGTGTGTGAGGAAGAGTTCAAGTATGCCATGTTGGCTCTCAACTGCGTGTGTCCTGCCACCTCCACCTTGGTCACACTCCTTGTGCACACCTCCCGTGGACG AGAAGGACAACAGTCTCCGGAGCAGTGGCAGAGGATGTATGGATGTTGCTCCGGCAACGAGGTCTACCACATCCGACTGTGTGACAGCAAGTTCTTTGGAGAGTATAATGGCAAAAGCTTCACATATGCCTCCTTTCATGCTCACAAGAA GTATGGCGTGTGTTTGATCGGTATAAAGAGGGAGGACAACAAGAGCATTCTGCTGAACCCTGGTCCACACCACATCATGGCTGCCACAGACACCTGCTACTACATCAACATCACCAAGGAGGAGAACTCAGCCTTCATCTTCAaccaggaggagaggaaggggcGTCCTGTTGGGGGAATCTATGATGGACCCTCACAGCTTCCTGTGCACAGCATCATTGCTAGCATGG GCACCGTTGCCATGGATCTTCAGAATACGAGTCCACCTGACGTCTCAAGTGATAAACTGGTCCCACCTACAGTAAATGGGACAGGGAGCCGCCGGCCGAGCATCGCTCCAGTTCAGGAGATTGCAGACTCCTCCTCAATCCTGCCATGTGACCTCCTTAGTGACCAATCAGAGGATGACTCCGTCTTCATAGATGAGAAAGGCCACTCGTCTACTGA GTATGTGAAAGGTTATCCCCCTAACTCTCCGTACATTGGGAGCTCGCCCACCTTGTGCCATCTGTTGGCTGAGAAAGCCCCGTTCTGCTGCCTACGACTGGACCAG GGTTGCAGGCACAACAGCTTTGAGGATGCGAAGGCTTACGGTTTTAAAAACAAGCTCATCATTGTTTCCGCTGAGACTGCAGGGAACGGTCTCTATAACTTTATCGTGCCCCTCAGAGCTTATTACAGACCCAGGAAAGAACTCAACCCGATTGTCTTGCTACTGGATAACCC GCCAGATAATCACTTTCTGGAGGCTATCTGCTGTTTTCCGATGGTTTACTACATGGCTGGAACCATAGACAA tctaGACAGCCTGCTGCAGTGTGGCATCATATACGCAGATAATTTGGTTGTTGTGGATAAAGAGAGTACAATGAGTGCTGAGGAGGATTACATGGCTGATGCCAAAACTATTGTCAACGTACAGACAATGTTCAg GTTGTTTCCCAGTCTCAGCATCATCACAGAGCTTACTCATCCATCTAACATGAGGTTCATGCAGTTCAGAGCTAAGGATTGCTATTCATTGGCTCTCTCCAAGCTGGAGAAA AAGGAGCGCGATAAAGGCTCCAACTTGGCCTTCATGTTTCGCCTACCTTTCGCTGCTGGCAGAGTGTTCAGTATCAGCATGCTGGACACCCTACTCTACCAG TCTTTTGTGAAGGACTACATGATCCTTATTGCAAGGCTGCTGCTGGGACTGGACACCACACCAGGATCAGGATACCTCTGTGCT ATGAAAGTAACTGAGGAAGATCTATGGATTAGTACTTATGGCAGACTTTTCCAGAAGCTCTGCTCCTCTAGTGCAGAAATTCCTATTGGGATCTATCGGACAGAGTCCCACATTTTCTCTACTTCTGAG TCTCAGGTGTCAGTCAGCGTTGATGAGTGTGAGGATACGAAGGACAGGGGTGACGAATCTCAGAGCAACGACCCGTCAGATCACCCCCTGCTGAGGAAGAAGAGCATGCAGTGGGCACGGCGTCTGAGTAAGAAAAGTGTTAGGTGGCAGGGGGTGAACCGGGACTCGAGCAAGGACCACACCCAACGCATCGCTCAGCAGCGCCTCAACCTCTACCGACGCTCTGAAAGGGAGGAGCTGTCTGAGCTGGTCCGCAACCGCATGAGGCACCTGGGTCTCCCCACTTCAGGATATG aaGACCTAACTAATCTGACAGCCAGTGACGTCATGAACAGAGTCAATCTGGGATACCTACAAG atgAGCAGAATGATCACCAAAACACTCTGTCCTACGTCCTGATTAACCCTTCTCCCGACACCAGGCTGGAGCTCAATGACATTGT gtacTTGATTCGTTCGGACCCTCTGGCTCACGTTCCTGAGGAGCCTCCTGTCCACAGCAGCAGtctgaaagagagacaggagtCTTGCACAGACACCAGAGAGGACACCCAGCTCTGA
- the kcnt1a gene encoding potassium channel subfamily T member 2 isoform X2, which yields MTLPAGNEAAELTRWVSRNNASTRSSDSRAIMAWESNCRPSSSPAPLQTNSNSSGVILDISTLKMEQQESEVPPLPPRFRFRDLLLGDQSFQNDDRVQVEFYVNENTFKERLKLFFIKNQRSSLRIRVFNFSLKLLTCLLYIIRVVTDNPGQSAIASPSAGQQNAPSGNNKCVDCQWNGSVQDREINWELIFWVDRKVPVWAIQVIVAIISFLETMLLMYLSYKGNIWEQIFQVSYLLEMINTVPFIITIFWPSIRNIFIPVFLNCWLAKCALENMINDVHRAIQRTNSAMFNQVLILICTLLCLVFTGTCGIQHLERAGKNLSLFNSFYFCIVTFSTVGFGDVTPRIWPSQLLVVIMICVALVVLPLQFEELIYLWMERQKSGGNYSRHRAQTEKHVVLCVSALKIDLLMDFLNEFYAHPRLQDYYVVILCPSEMDLQVRRVLQIPLWSQRVIYLQGSVLKDQDLLRAKMDDAEACFILSSRNEVDRMAADHQTILRAWAVKDFAPNCPLYVQILKPENKFHVKFADHVVCEEEFKYAMLALNCVCPATSTLVTLLVHTSRGREGQQSPEQWQRMYGCCSGNEVYHIRLCDSKFFGEYNGKSFTYASFHAHKKYGVCLIGIKREDNKSILLNPGPHHIMAATDTCYYINITKEENSAFIFNQEERKGRPVGGIYDGPSQLPVHSIIASMGTVAMDLQNTSPPDVSSDKLVPPTVNGTGSRRPSIAPVQEIADSSSILPCDLLSDQSEDDSVFIDEKGHSSTEYVKGYPPNSPYIGSSPTLCHLLAEKAPFCCLRLDQGCRHNSFEDAKAYGFKNKLIIVSAETAGNGLYNFIVPLRAYYRPRKELNPIVLLLDNPPDNHFLEAICCFPMVYYMAGTIDNLDSLLQCGIIYADNLVVVDKESTMSAEEDYMADAKTIVNVQTMFRLFPSLSIITELTHPSNMRFMQFRAKDCYSLALSKLEKVRHTRDMSSVVLMKERDKGSNLAFMFRLPFAAGRVFSISMLDTLLYQSFVKDYMILIARLLLGLDTTPGSGYLCAMKVTEEDLWISTYGRLFQKLCSSSAEIPIGIYRTESHIFSTSESQVSVSVDECEDTKDRGDESQSNDPSDHPLLRKKSMQWARRLSKKSVRWQGVNRDSSKDHTQRIAQQRLNLYRRSEREELSELVRNRMRHLGLPTSGYDLTNLTASDVMNRVNLGYLQDEQNDHQNTLSYVLINPSPDTRLELNDIVYLIRSDPLAHVPEEPPVHSSSLKERQESCTDTREDTQL from the exons GGTGCAGGTCGAGTtttatgtgaatgaaaacacCTTCAAGGAGCGCCTGAAGCTTTTCTTCATCAAAAACCAAAGATCAA GCCTTAGAATTCGTGTGTTCAACTTCTCCCTGAAGctgctcacctgtctgctgTACATAATCCGAGTGGTGACAGACAACCCCGGTCAGAGCGCCATCGCCAGCCCCAGCGCAGGACAGCAAAACGCTCCCAGCGGCAACAACAAATG CGTTGATTGCCAGTGGAACGGATCAGTGCAGGACAGAGAAATTAACTG GGAGTTGATCTTTTGGGTGGATAGGAAGGTTCCTGTCTGGGCCATTCAA GTGATTGTGGCCATCATTAGTTTCCTGGAGACTATGTTACTGATGTATCTGAGCTACAAG GGGAACATTTGGGAGCAGATATTCCAGGTGTCGTATCTTCTGGAGATGATCAACACAGTTCCCTTCATCATTACG ATCTTCTGGCCCTCAATAAGGAACATCTTCATTCCCGTGTTTCTCAACTGTTGGCTGGCCAAATGTGCTTTGGAGAACATGATT AATGATGTCCACAGAGCGATCCAGAGGACCAACTCAGCCATGTTCAACCAGGTTCTCATTCTCATCTGTACTCTGCTCTGCCTCGTCTTCACTGG CACATGTGGAATCCAACACCTGGAGCGAGCAGGAAAAAACCTCTCCCTCTTCAATTCCTTCTACTTCTGCATCGTCACTTTCTCCACCGTGGGCTTCGGAGACGTCACTCCCCGCATATGGCCGTCCCAGCTGCTGGTAGTCATTATGATCTGTGTGGCTCTGGTGGTGCTGCCTCTGCAA tttGAGGAGCTGATCTACCTGTGGATGGAGAGACAGAAGTCTGGAGGGAATTACAGCCGCCACCGAGCGCAGACAGAGAAACATGTAGTGCTGTGTGTCAGCGCGCTCAAAATAGACCTTCTCATGGATTTTCTCAATGAATTCTACGCTCATCCCAGACTGCAG GATTACTACGTGGTGATCCTGTGCCCGAGTGAAATGGACCTCCAGGTGCGGAGAGTGCTGCAGATCCCGCTGTGGTCTCAAAGGGTCATCTATCTGCAAGGATCTGTTCTCAAAGACCAGGATCTGCTGAGAGCCAA AATGGATGATGCCGAGGCTTGTTTCATTCTAAGCAGTCGTAATGAGGTGGATCGCATGGCTGCg GACCATCAGACCATCTTGAGAGCCTGGGCGGTGAAGGACTTTGCCCCAAACTGCCCCCTTTATGTTCAGATACTCAAACCTGAAAATAAGTTCCATGTAAAATTTGCAG ATCACGTTGTGTGTGAGGAAGAGTTCAAGTATGCCATGTTGGCTCTCAACTGCGTGTGTCCTGCCACCTCCACCTTGGTCACACTCCTTGTGCACACCTCCCGTGGACG AGAAGGACAACAGTCTCCGGAGCAGTGGCAGAGGATGTATGGATGTTGCTCCGGCAACGAGGTCTACCACATCCGACTGTGTGACAGCAAGTTCTTTGGAGAGTATAATGGCAAAAGCTTCACATATGCCTCCTTTCATGCTCACAAGAA GTATGGCGTGTGTTTGATCGGTATAAAGAGGGAGGACAACAAGAGCATTCTGCTGAACCCTGGTCCACACCACATCATGGCTGCCACAGACACCTGCTACTACATCAACATCACCAAGGAGGAGAACTCAGCCTTCATCTTCAaccaggaggagaggaaggggcGTCCTGTTGGGGGAATCTATGATGGACCCTCACAGCTTCCTGTGCACAGCATCATTGCTAGCATGG GCACCGTTGCCATGGATCTTCAGAATACGAGTCCACCTGACGTCTCAAGTGATAAACTGGTCCCACCTACAGTAAATGGGACAGGGAGCCGCCGGCCGAGCATCGCTCCAGTTCAGGAGATTGCAGACTCCTCCTCAATCCTGCCATGTGACCTCCTTAGTGACCAATCAGAGGATGACTCCGTCTTCATAGATGAGAAAGGCCACTCGTCTACTGA GTATGTGAAAGGTTATCCCCCTAACTCTCCGTACATTGGGAGCTCGCCCACCTTGTGCCATCTGTTGGCTGAGAAAGCCCCGTTCTGCTGCCTACGACTGGACCAG GGTTGCAGGCACAACAGCTTTGAGGATGCGAAGGCTTACGGTTTTAAAAACAAGCTCATCATTGTTTCCGCTGAGACTGCAGGGAACGGTCTCTATAACTTTATCGTGCCCCTCAGAGCTTATTACAGACCCAGGAAAGAACTCAACCCGATTGTCTTGCTACTGGATAACCC GCCAGATAATCACTTTCTGGAGGCTATCTGCTGTTTTCCGATGGTTTACTACATGGCTGGAACCATAGACAA tctaGACAGCCTGCTGCAGTGTGGCATCATATACGCAGATAATTTGGTTGTTGTGGATAAAGAGAGTACAATGAGTGCTGAGGAGGATTACATGGCTGATGCCAAAACTATTGTCAACGTACAGACAATGTTCAg GTTGTTTCCCAGTCTCAGCATCATCACAGAGCTTACTCATCCATCTAACATGAGGTTCATGCAGTTCAGAGCTAAGGATTGCTATTCATTGGCTCTCTCCAAGCTGGAGAAAGTAAGACATACAAGAGATATGTCAAGTGTGGTATTGATG AAGGAGCGCGATAAAGGCTCCAACTTGGCCTTCATGTTTCGCCTACCTTTCGCTGCTGGCAGAGTGTTCAGTATCAGCATGCTGGACACCCTACTCTACCAG TCTTTTGTGAAGGACTACATGATCCTTATTGCAAGGCTGCTGCTGGGACTGGACACCACACCAGGATCAGGATACCTCTGTGCT ATGAAAGTAACTGAGGAAGATCTATGGATTAGTACTTATGGCAGACTTTTCCAGAAGCTCTGCTCCTCTAGTGCAGAAATTCCTATTGGGATCTATCGGACAGAGTCCCACATTTTCTCTACTTCTGAG TCTCAGGTGTCAGTCAGCGTTGATGAGTGTGAGGATACGAAGGACAGGGGTGACGAATCTCAGAGCAACGACCCGTCAGATCACCCCCTGCTGAGGAAGAAGAGCATGCAGTGGGCACGGCGTCTGAGTAAGAAAAGTGTTAGGTGGCAGGGGGTGAACCGGGACTCGAGCAAGGACCACACCCAACGCATCGCTCAGCAGCGCCTCAACCTCTACCGACGCTCTGAAAGGGAGGAGCTGTCTGAGCTGGTCCGCAACCGCATGAGGCACCTGGGTCTCCCCACTTCAGGATATG ACCTAACTAATCTGACAGCCAGTGACGTCATGAACAGAGTCAATCTGGGATACCTACAAG atgAGCAGAATGATCACCAAAACACTCTGTCCTACGTCCTGATTAACCCTTCTCCCGACACCAGGCTGGAGCTCAATGACATTGT gtacTTGATTCGTTCGGACCCTCTGGCTCACGTTCCTGAGGAGCCTCCTGTCCACAGCAGCAGtctgaaagagagacaggagtCTTGCACAGACACCAGAGAGGACACCCAGCTCTGA